Proteins encoded in a region of the Burkholderia ubonensis subsp. mesacidophila genome:
- a CDS encoding phosphoribosyltransferase → MTQQNTMTTLVMTDPRNDDKNLWVGWDEYHRLIEMLALQVHESGWKFDQILCLARGGLRVGDQLSRIYDVPLAILATSSYREAAGREQGDLDIAQYITMTRGNLAGNVLLVDDLVDSGVTLARVQEHLKERYPAVTAVRSAVLWYKGCSKVKPDYHTQFLPTNPWIHQPFEEWDTVRPHNLEAWIKRGDAQRDGARA, encoded by the coding sequence ATGACGCAGCAGAACACGATGACTACGCTTGTGATGACCGATCCGCGCAACGACGACAAGAACCTGTGGGTGGGCTGGGACGAATATCACCGTCTGATCGAGATGCTCGCGCTCCAGGTGCATGAGTCCGGCTGGAAGTTCGACCAGATCCTGTGCCTCGCGCGCGGCGGCCTGCGCGTCGGCGACCAGCTGTCGCGGATCTACGACGTGCCGCTCGCGATCCTCGCGACCAGCTCGTATCGCGAAGCGGCCGGTCGCGAGCAGGGCGACCTCGATATCGCCCAGTACATCACGATGACGCGCGGCAATCTCGCGGGTAACGTGCTGCTGGTCGACGACCTCGTCGACTCCGGCGTCACGCTCGCACGCGTGCAGGAGCACCTGAAGGAGCGCTATCCGGCCGTCACGGCAGTGCGCTCGGCTGTGCTCTGGTACAAGGGCTGCTCGAAGGTGAAGCCCGACTACCACACGCAGTTCCTGCCGACGAATCCGTGGATCCATCAGCCGTTCGAGGAATGGGATACGGTTCGCCCGCACAATCTCGAGGCCTGGATCAAGCGCGGCGACGCGCAGCGCGACGGCGCACGCGCGTAA